The following proteins are co-located in the Oryzias melastigma strain HK-1 linkage group LG8, ASM292280v2, whole genome shotgun sequence genome:
- the LOC112146417 gene encoding MICAL-like protein 1 gives MLSRKDLQEWCRITCAGYPNVDIQNLSSSFRDGLAFCAIIHKHRPHLIDFSSLSKDNVYHNNRLVFEVAEAKLGIPALLDPKDMLSMQEPDGLSVITYLAQFYWVFNWKSSDSSPSRLLRNVTKTSGETPDALKPLKSSAVLETSREGRCANTGALAACGLCFKPVLLIQRHLVNGKIYHRRCLRCKICRGTVLPGSYTQGSDAGSMTCSYHVTKDVPPPHKSQADVYSLSGLPVTSVPQYTQKMPSVKEGADENRGVQKSGSSCAQETNGKTVSTRSSDSSLVPVPAPRGKAAQTAKGDAAAGVSGNHSAASSSQTPIFDNISLKTSPKVKANHPWMNFVHPGPWTQLPPAPAPLPVPRSKPVSQPPRSWNEPRKKAFNPFEEEDEEDTSETGRTEAPHQTKAAVLPAGDEGPAFVEQKDGSVPADEAHSTGAVTADHTHRESHEQAAVIKHTEVSGVTKQTPNPDSSSRCSLPRSLSVPAVTSEDAQTGTTEQACKDTPLDRKARMSKSQTFSSSRGPAPGHGFPLIKRKVRTDQDLCMNDLQVQLKELDKNLEFLEQRGVELERIVRACWKGKEEEKMLAEWFSLTLERLLLSRKSSELVHLMKQQNLEDRQADVEFELRCLLNKPESDWSQEDRGREQQLMDELVAIIEQRNQIVDQDQQREKNENVLLGEKMKNRDDPKEGVKELKKSKGKFKPAQVFKILNNKPESRKNSGSKKD, from the exons ATGCTTTCACGGAAGGATCTACAGGAGTGGTGCCGCATCACATGCGCCGGGTACCCCAACGTGGACATCCAGAACCTGTCGAGCTCGTTCAGGGATGGACTCGCGTTCTGTGCCATCATCCACAAACACCGACCTCACCTCAT AGATTTCAGTTCCCTCTCTAAAGACAATGTCTATCACAACAACAGACTG gtgtTTGAGGTTGCAGAAGCAAAACTGGGAATCCCTGCACTGCTGGATCCGAAGGACATGCTGTCCATGCAGGAGCCTGATGGTCTGAGCGTCATCACCTACCTGGCTCAGTTCTACTGGGTCTTCAACTGGAAGTCTTCCG ATTCCTCCCCATCACGGCTTTTAAGGAAcgtcacaaagacttctggagaAACTCCTGACGCTCTCAAGCCTCTGAAG AGCTCTGCGGTTCTGGAAACCAGCAGAGAAGGTCGCTGTGCGAACACGGGGGCGCTGGCGGCGTGTGGTCTGTGCTTCAAGCCTGTGCTCCTCATTCAGAGGCATCTGGTCAACGGGAAGATCTACCATCGCAGATGTCTAAG GTGTAAGATTTGCCGCGGCACGGTTTTACCAGGATCCTACACACAGGGAAGTGATGCCGGCTCCATGACCTGCTCTTACCATGTCACCAAAGATGTTCCTCCACCACACAAGTCTCAGGCTGACGTCTACTCTTTGAGTGGGCTGCCGGTCACCAGCGTGCCTCAGTACACCCAGAAAATG CCCAGTGTTAAAGAGGGAGCTGATGAGAACAGAGGAGTCCAGAAGAGCGGATCATCTTGTGCTCAGGAGACAAACGGAAAAACTGTTTCCACTCGGAGCTCGGACTCGTCTTTGGTTCCTGTTCCTGCACCCAGAGGCAAAGCTGCCCAGACAGCCAAGGGCGACGCTGCTGCAG GTGTTTCTGGTAACCATTCTGCAGCAAGCTCTTCTCAAAC GCCGATCTTTGACAACATCTCCCTAAAGACGAGCCCCAAAGTGAAGGCCAACCACCCATGGATGAACTTCGTGCACCCCGGACCCTGGACCCAGCTGCCCCCAGCTCCGGCTCCGTTGCCTGTGCCTCGATCCAAACCCGTCTCACAACCGCCCAGGTCATGGAACGAACCGAGGAAAAAAGCGTTCAATCCGTTtgaagaagaggatgaagaggacaCTTCGGAGACTGGTAGGACTGAAGCTCCCCACCAGACCAAAGCAGCTGTTCTTCCAGCTGGAGATGAAGGACCTGCGTTTGTTGAGCAGAAAGACGGTTCCGTTCCAGCAGATGAAGCTCATTCCACAGGAGCTGTGACGGCCGATCACACCCACAGAGAGTCACATGAACAGGCTGCAGttataaaacacacagaagtGTCAGGTGTGACGAAACAAACACCAAACCCCGACTCCTCTTCAAGATGTAGTTTACCCAGAAGTCTCTCTGTTCCTGCTGTCACATCGGAGGATGCTCAAACTGGGACAACAGAG caaGCCTGCAAAGATACTCCTCTGGACAGAAAAGCTCGGATGTCCAAGTCACAGACTTTCTCATCCAGTCGCGGTCCAGCTCCAGGTCACGGCTTCCCTCTCATCAAGAGGAAG gtgAGGACAGACCAGGATCTGTGCATGAATGACCTACAAGTCCAGCTGAAGGAGCTGGATAAAAATCTGGAGTTTCTGGAACAACGAGGAGTCGAACTGGAGAGGATTGTCAGAGCGTGTTGGAAAG gcaaagaggaggaaaaaatgcTTGCAGAGTGGTTCTCCCTCACTCTTGAGCGACTACTTCTGTCACGCAAAAGCTCAGAACTGGTCCATTT GATGAAGCAGCAGAATTTGGAAGACAGACAGGCGGATGTGGAGTTTGAGCTCAGATGTCTGCTCAACAAACCAG agAGCGACTGGAGTCAGGAGGATCGAGGTCGTGAGCAGCAGCTGATGGATGAGCTGGTCGCCATCATAGAGCAGAGAAACCAGATCGTGGATCAGGATCAACAGAG ggaaaaaaatgaaaatgtgcttttgggagaaaaaatgaagaacagaG ATGATCCAAAGGAAGGAGTGAAGGAGCTCAAGAAGTCAAAAGGAAAGTTCAAACCTGCACAGGTGTTCAAAATCCTGAACAACAAACCCGAGAGCAGAAAGAACTCAGGGAGTAAAAAGGACTGA